A genome region from Streptomyces xanthophaeus includes the following:
- the nadE gene encoding ammonia-dependent NAD(+) synthetase, which translates to MTDLASISLQQEIARDLQVSASFDVRQEIERRVAFLAERLTSTGLRALVLGISGGVDSTTAGRLCQLAVERVRAAGHEATFFAMRLPYGTQADEKDAQLALDFIRADRVLTVDVKPASDAALEAALAGGTVFRDARHQDFVHGNVKARQRMIAQYTVAGAHDGLVVGTDHAAEAVSGFFTKFGDGAADVVPLTGLTKRRVRALAEKLGAPAELVHKTPTADLETLDPGKPDEDALGVTYDDIDDLLEGKPVEGPAFAAIVARYRLTEHKRQLPIAP; encoded by the coding sequence GTGACCGACCTGGCGTCCATATCCCTGCAGCAGGAGATCGCCCGCGATCTCCAGGTGAGCGCGTCCTTCGACGTACGGCAGGAGATCGAGCGCCGAGTGGCCTTCCTCGCCGAGCGGCTGACCTCCACGGGCCTGCGCGCACTGGTCCTGGGCATCAGCGGCGGCGTGGACTCCACGACCGCGGGCCGGCTGTGCCAGCTCGCCGTCGAACGCGTGCGCGCCGCCGGGCACGAGGCGACGTTCTTCGCGATGCGGCTGCCCTACGGAACCCAGGCCGACGAGAAGGACGCGCAGCTGGCGCTGGACTTCATCCGGGCCGACCGGGTCCTGACCGTGGACGTGAAGCCCGCGAGCGACGCCGCCCTGGAAGCGGCGCTGGCCGGCGGCACGGTCTTCCGCGACGCGCGCCACCAGGACTTCGTGCACGGCAACGTCAAGGCCCGGCAGCGCATGATCGCCCAGTACACGGTGGCGGGCGCGCACGACGGCCTCGTCGTCGGCACCGACCACGCCGCCGAGGCGGTCTCCGGCTTCTTCACCAAGTTCGGCGACGGCGCAGCCGACGTCGTCCCGCTCACCGGCCTCACCAAGCGCCGGGTACGCGCCCTCGCGGAGAAGCTGGGCGCGCCCGCCGAGCTGGTCCACAAGACCCCGACCGCGGACCTGGAGACGCTCGACCCGGGCAAGCCCGACGAGGACGCGCTCGGCGTCACCTACGACGACATCGACGACCTCCTGGAGGGCAAGCCCGTCGAGGGGCCCGCCTTCGCGGCCATAGTCGCCCGCTACCGCCTCACCGAGCACAAGCGACAGCTGCCGATCGCTCCCTGA
- a CDS encoding putative quinol monooxygenase — translation MSQPVQLVILINTLPGRGREQVAAFERLAPVVRAEAGCLRYDLHQVSGEPDRFVLIERWSSQAALAAHDATPHMIEADAASPAFRAGPAEVIRLVADPLA, via the coding sequence ATGTCACAGCCCGTGCAACTCGTCATCCTCATCAACACCCTTCCGGGCCGCGGCCGGGAACAGGTCGCGGCGTTCGAACGCCTCGCCCCGGTCGTGCGGGCCGAAGCGGGATGCCTCCGGTACGACCTGCACCAGGTGAGCGGTGAACCCGACCGCTTCGTCCTCATCGAGCGGTGGTCGTCGCAGGCGGCGCTCGCCGCCCATGACGCCACACCGCACATGATCGAGGCCGACGCGGCGAGCCCCGCGTTCCGGGCGGGACCGGCGGAGGTCATCCGGCTCGTCGCCGACCCCCTGGCCTGA
- a CDS encoding GNAT family N-acetyltransferase: MIFSSPIPHVVPAGRMARSDQPVLALAGGWELRPWHADDAAALYAAGQDEAVRLWNRLPVNSPEEARQRIERMHRRWQAERAAIWAVARPGGEAMGLIGWNDVDLQGGSAEIVYWLLPAARGGGIAAEATRRVGRWALDDLGLHRLRLCHSVANPASCRVADKAGYTFEGTMRGALLHADGWHDQHLHALVRGDV; encoded by the coding sequence ATGATCTTCAGCTCGCCGATACCGCATGTCGTTCCCGCAGGCCGGATGGCCCGCTCCGACCAGCCCGTGCTCGCGCTGGCGGGCGGGTGGGAGCTGCGTCCCTGGCACGCCGATGACGCCGCGGCCTTGTACGCCGCCGGCCAGGACGAGGCCGTTCGCCTCTGGAACCGCCTGCCGGTGAACTCCCCGGAGGAGGCGCGTCAGAGGATCGAGCGCATGCACCGGCGGTGGCAGGCCGAGCGCGCCGCGATCTGGGCCGTCGCCCGGCCGGGCGGCGAGGCCATGGGCCTGATCGGCTGGAACGACGTCGACCTGCAGGGCGGCAGCGCCGAGATCGTCTACTGGCTGCTTCCCGCGGCACGTGGCGGGGGCATTGCGGCCGAGGCGACACGGCGGGTCGGCCGATGGGCACTGGACGATCTCGGCCTGCACCGACTGCGGTTGTGCCACTCGGTGGCGAACCCGGCATCGTGCCGCGTGGCGGACAAGGCCGGATACACCTTCGAGGGCACCATGCGCGGCGCACTGCTGCACGCGGACGGATGGCACGACCAGCACCTGCACGCCCTGGTCAGGGGCGATGTCTGA
- a CDS encoding sensor histidine kinase: MRRSLAGVALAVTSMVALSFLIPLGALVMSLVKEQSVTAAEQRAAALAPVLTLTTDPSALRESAAGLDEAEHLVIHLPDAQSIGDSQAPVKLLERAQQGRESISQKTPGGWICLQPVVLPGDRVAVIENFVPDEELTRGVKSSWAVMLLLAVGLVGGSVLVADRLGAKVVRSSKKLAQASHTLGQGNLDTRVEPMGPKELRDAGVAFNAMAHRMTELLAIERELVADLSHRLRTPLTALHLASERMAGTPESARVEAAVHALESELQAIITAARTPLAVGPMGHGMRSAETSTGRQATGTGPSSECPRCEAADVVRRRTAFWAVLAEQQNRPCSLDLTQEPTAVGLSDDDVAAVVDALIGNVFSHTPPGTAFGVRVARTAQAVELVVEDSGPGIPEPDRALSRGSSTGSSGLGLDIARRAAAVTGGTMRIAHGPQGGAHITVVFALAPPLRPERGPRGSRRRARWWPHKR, from the coding sequence GTGAGACGCTCACTGGCGGGAGTCGCGCTCGCCGTGACGTCCATGGTCGCCCTGTCCTTCCTCATACCCCTGGGCGCACTGGTGATGTCGCTGGTCAAGGAGCAGAGCGTCACCGCGGCCGAGCAGCGCGCCGCAGCCCTCGCACCCGTCCTCACCCTCACCACGGATCCGTCCGCGCTGCGGGAATCCGCCGCCGGACTCGACGAGGCCGAGCACCTCGTCATCCATCTCCCCGACGCCCAGAGCATCGGCGACTCCCAGGCCCCCGTGAAACTGCTCGAACGGGCCCAGCAGGGACGCGAGTCCATCTCCCAGAAGACTCCCGGCGGATGGATATGCCTGCAACCCGTGGTGCTCCCCGGTGACCGGGTCGCCGTCATCGAGAACTTCGTCCCCGACGAGGAACTCACCCGCGGGGTCAAGTCCTCCTGGGCGGTCATGCTCCTGCTCGCGGTCGGCCTGGTCGGCGGCTCGGTGCTGGTCGCCGACCGGCTCGGAGCCAAGGTCGTCCGGTCCTCCAAGAAGCTCGCCCAGGCCTCGCACACCCTCGGCCAGGGCAATCTGGACACCCGGGTGGAGCCCATGGGCCCCAAGGAACTGCGCGACGCCGGCGTCGCCTTCAACGCCATGGCCCACCGCATGACGGAACTGCTCGCCATCGAGCGCGAACTGGTCGCCGACCTGTCCCACCGGCTGCGCACCCCGCTGACCGCCCTGCACCTCGCATCGGAGCGGATGGCCGGCACACCGGAGTCGGCCAGGGTGGAGGCGGCGGTGCACGCGCTGGAGTCGGAACTCCAGGCCATCATCACCGCGGCGCGGACACCGCTCGCCGTCGGCCCGATGGGCCACGGCATGCGCAGCGCGGAAACGAGCACGGGCCGGCAGGCGACCGGAACGGGGCCGTCGTCCGAGTGCCCCCGGTGCGAGGCCGCCGATGTCGTGCGGCGCCGGACCGCCTTCTGGGCGGTCCTGGCGGAGCAGCAGAACCGCCCCTGCTCCCTCGACCTCACCCAGGAGCCCACGGCCGTCGGCCTCAGTGACGACGACGTCGCCGCGGTGGTGGACGCGCTCATCGGCAACGTCTTCAGCCACACTCCGCCCGGCACCGCGTTCGGGGTACGCGTCGCCCGTACCGCCCAGGCCGTGGAACTGGTGGTGGAGGATTCCGGACCGGGCATCCCGGAACCGGACCGGGCCCTTTCCCGCGGGAGCAGCACGGGCTCCTCCGGGCTCGGCCTCGACATCGCCCGCAGGGCGGCGGCCGTCACCGGCGGCACGATGCGCATCGCGCACGGCCCGCAGGGAGGCGCGCACATCACCGTGGTCTTCGCCCTGGCACCGCCCCTGCGGCCCGAGCGCGGGCCGCGCGGCTCACGCAGGCGTGCGCGATGGTGGCCGCACAAGCGGTGA
- a CDS encoding CAP domain-containing protein, translated as MSSRTPATPSRVEARRKKAMRTRVVLSLTAAAAAVAVGVAVADSGGGTQVDQRADGATGAKSGTPTPADTAAAASPTAPLPEVTADAAAATGSLPPGTPTPEGTESAAPPKPAAEEDGPAKSTPAGKPPRTSGGSTGGGSGTSGGSGGSSGGSSGGSSGGSGSSSGDSESAVLALVNKERATAGCGPLTVNAKLSAAARAYSDTMARSGVMSHTGPDGSTMTSRVEAAGYGWSRLGENIARGQSDADAVMKAWMNSSGHRANILNCSFKEIGIGVHKGDGGPWWTQDFGTSK; from the coding sequence ATGAGCAGCCGAACTCCCGCAACGCCGTCCCGCGTCGAGGCGCGGCGGAAGAAGGCGATGCGCACGCGCGTCGTCCTGTCTCTCACCGCGGCCGCCGCGGCGGTGGCGGTCGGCGTCGCCGTCGCCGATTCCGGCGGCGGTACGCAGGTGGACCAGCGGGCCGACGGCGCCACCGGGGCGAAGTCCGGGACGCCGACCCCGGCGGACACGGCCGCGGCGGCGAGCCCCACCGCTCCGCTTCCCGAGGTCACCGCCGATGCCGCGGCCGCCACGGGCTCGCTGCCGCCCGGGACGCCGACGCCCGAAGGCACGGAGTCCGCGGCTCCGCCGAAGCCCGCGGCGGAGGAGGACGGCCCGGCCAAGTCCACCCCGGCCGGCAAGCCCCCGCGTACGTCCGGTGGGAGCACCGGCGGCGGCTCCGGTACCTCCGGTGGGTCCGGGGGCTCGTCGGGCGGTTCCTCCGGTGGTTCCTCCGGCGGGTCCGGCAGCTCCTCCGGCGACTCCGAATCTGCGGTCCTCGCCCTGGTCAACAAGGAGCGGGCCACGGCCGGCTGCGGCCCCCTGACCGTGAACGCCAAGCTCAGCGCCGCCGCCCGCGCGTACAGCGACACCATGGCCCGCAGCGGCGTCATGTCCCACACCGGGCCCGACGGCTCCACCATGACCAGCCGCGTGGAGGCCGCCGGCTACGGGTGGTCCCGCCTCGGCGAGAACATAGCCCGCGGCCAGTCGGACGCCGACGCGGTCATGAAGGCGTGGATGAACAGCTCCGGCCACCGGGCCAACATCCTCAACTGCTCCTTCAAGGAGATCGGCATAGGCGTCCACAAGGGCGACGGCGGCCCGTGGTGGACCCAGGACTTCGGTACGTCCAAGTAG
- a CDS encoding SGNH/GDSL hydrolase family protein: MPNGEYLRYVALGDSQTEGLGDGDDTVGLRGFADRFAEHLTAVNPGLQYANLAVRGRLAGQVRAEQLGPALALRPDLATVVAGVNDILRPRFDAAEVAGHLEEMFAALTAAGARVATVTFPDLSVLVPLARPVAPRIADLNDRIRSAAARHGVAVAETARPVAVTDPRMWTTDRLHASPVGHERIAAALAHAVGLPGSDDTWTHPLPPRPTAPGGSSVSAELRWAAAFLGPWLGRRLRGRSSGDGRTAKRPALLPLAAND, translated from the coding sequence GTGCCGAACGGTGAGTACCTGCGCTACGTCGCCCTGGGCGACAGTCAGACCGAAGGCCTCGGCGACGGGGACGACACCGTGGGCCTGCGCGGCTTCGCCGACCGGTTCGCCGAACACCTCACCGCCGTCAACCCGGGCCTCCAGTACGCCAACCTGGCCGTCCGGGGACGTCTCGCCGGGCAGGTCCGGGCCGAGCAGCTGGGCCCCGCCCTGGCCTTGCGCCCCGACCTGGCCACCGTCGTCGCCGGGGTCAACGACATCCTCCGGCCCCGCTTCGACGCCGCGGAGGTCGCCGGGCACCTGGAGGAGATGTTCGCCGCGCTCACGGCCGCCGGGGCCCGGGTGGCCACGGTTACCTTCCCCGACCTCAGCGTGCTCGTGCCCCTCGCCCGGCCCGTCGCGCCGCGCATAGCCGACCTCAACGACCGCATCCGCAGCGCGGCGGCCCGCCACGGGGTCGCCGTCGCCGAGACCGCCCGGCCGGTCGCCGTGACCGACCCGCGGATGTGGACCACGGACCGCCTCCACGCCAGCCCCGTCGGCCACGAACGCATCGCCGCGGCCCTCGCCCACGCCGTCGGCCTGCCCGGCAGCGACGACACCTGGACCCACCCGCTGCCGCCGCGGCCGACCGCCCCGGGCGGCTCGTCCGTGTCGGCCGAACTGCGCTGGGCGGCCGCGTTCCTCGGCCCCTGGCTGGGCCGCCGCCTGCGCGGCCGCTCCTCCGGCGACGGCCGCACGGCGAAGCGCCCCGCACTGCTGCCGCTGGCCGCCAACGACTAG
- a CDS encoding GNAT family N-acetyltransferase, with product MRRPMIRGLGPRRPQPAPVRCGDGRHALRTGRLVLHTPRDFLDVEMGAAAGADADAQRWFGWIPDSIVTPETATHLLGIHDGNRAERLRAFPKAVRRELIQPVVLPGPAEEQRLLAVDPATGLVAGMSSLTPDRHGAIGIWLAPAFRGRGLGTELVAATARFGHEHLGLDSVRAGTESSNHRCRGALSAAGFVPDDGPALHTLPDGRVVDSAWYRHEAAGTARCPAVPEGAVIRA from the coding sequence GTGAGGAGACCGATGATCCGGGGCCTGGGGCCGCGCCGCCCGCAGCCCGCGCCTGTCCGGTGCGGCGACGGCCGCCACGCCCTGCGGACCGGGCGGCTGGTCCTGCACACCCCCCGCGACTTCCTGGACGTGGAGATGGGCGCCGCCGCCGGGGCCGACGCCGACGCACAGCGCTGGTTCGGCTGGATCCCCGACTCGATCGTCACCCCCGAGACCGCCACGCATCTCCTCGGCATCCACGACGGCAACCGTGCCGAGCGGCTGCGGGCCTTCCCCAAAGCGGTCCGGCGGGAGCTGATACAGCCGGTGGTGCTCCCCGGCCCGGCCGAGGAGCAGCGGCTGCTCGCCGTCGACCCGGCCACGGGCCTGGTGGCCGGGATGAGTTCGCTCACCCCGGACCGCCACGGGGCCATCGGCATCTGGCTCGCCCCGGCCTTCCGCGGCCGGGGTCTGGGCACCGAACTCGTGGCGGCGACCGCCCGGTTCGGCCACGAGCACCTGGGCCTGGATTCGGTGCGGGCCGGTACCGAGAGCTCCAACCACCGTTGCCGGGGGGCCCTGAGCGCCGCGGGGTTCGTCCCGGACGACGGCCCCGCCCTGCACACGCTTCCCGACGGCAGGGTCGTCGACTCCGCCTGGTACCGGCACGAGGCGGCCGGCACCGCCCGCTGCCCCGCCGTTCCGGAGGGGGCGGTCATCCGGGCGTGA
- a CDS encoding TlpA family protein disulfide reductase yields the protein MRPADPRRVQVRTAALAGAALVAAAAGCVFAAVGTVAADGSRAEAAAGPATAARAVVATAAEATVIDPADRPAAPALAGDDLDGKPVALDDFRGQVVVLNVWGSWCGPCRAEADDLAHIDRQTRDQGVRFLGINTRDPDRAAALSFVRAHGLGFPSLHDPAGELLLRFPPALLNPQAIPSTLVIDRRGHIAVSIGGAVTGDELRPLLARVTEEAS from the coding sequence GTGAGACCAGCGGACCCGCGCCGGGTCCAGGTGCGCACCGCGGCCCTGGCCGGAGCCGCCCTCGTGGCGGCCGCGGCCGGGTGTGTCTTCGCCGCGGTCGGCACGGTCGCCGCCGACGGTAGCCGCGCGGAGGCGGCGGCCGGACCGGCGACCGCGGCCAGGGCCGTGGTCGCCACCGCGGCCGAGGCCACGGTCATCGACCCCGCCGACCGCCCCGCCGCGCCCGCGCTGGCGGGCGACGACCTCGACGGGAAGCCGGTCGCCCTCGACGACTTCCGCGGGCAGGTCGTCGTGCTCAACGTCTGGGGGTCCTGGTGCGGCCCCTGCCGGGCGGAGGCCGACGACCTGGCACACATCGACCGGCAGACCCGGGACCAGGGCGTCCGGTTCCTCGGGATCAACACCCGCGACCCGGACCGCGCCGCGGCCCTGTCCTTCGTACGCGCGCACGGCCTCGGCTTCCCCAGCCTCCACGACCCCGCCGGCGAGCTCCTGCTCCGCTTTCCCCCCGCCCTCCTCAACCCGCAGGCGATCCCCTCGACCCTCGTGATCGACCGCCGCGGACACATCGCCGTCAGCATCGGCGGCGCGGTCACCGGGGACGAACTGCGCCCGCTGCTCGCCCGCGTGACGGAGGAGGCGTCATGA
- a CDS encoding nuclear transport factor 2 family protein, whose amino-acid sequence METAERFRAAVEKRDLTGLEDLFTEDVRLYSPVKFTPFEGRPMVLGLFGVLMRVFEDFRYVGDFEGAAETSADGAEAPAEVLLFRAAVDGREIHGIDLLHFDEAGRIKEFTVMVRPQSAVQALGQAVLAGLVADGLA is encoded by the coding sequence ATGGAGACTGCCGAACGCTTCCGCGCCGCCGTGGAGAAGCGGGATCTCACCGGGCTGGAGGACCTGTTCACCGAGGACGTCCGGCTCTACAGCCCGGTGAAGTTCACGCCCTTCGAGGGCCGGCCCATGGTCCTCGGACTGTTCGGGGTCCTGATGCGCGTCTTCGAGGACTTCCGCTACGTCGGCGACTTCGAGGGCGCGGCCGAGACCAGCGCCGACGGCGCGGAGGCCCCGGCGGAGGTCCTGCTCTTCCGGGCCGCGGTGGACGGCAGGGAGATCCACGGGATCGACCTGCTCCACTTCGACGAGGCCGGCCGGATCAAGGAGTTCACGGTGATGGTCCGCCCGCAGTCCGCCGTGCAGGCCCTGGGACAGGCGGTCCTCGCCGGCCTGGTCGCCGACGGCCTCGCGTAG
- a CDS encoding PadR family transcriptional regulator — protein MALRHAVLAALLDGEFSGYELAKSFDIGVANFWHALPQQLYAELAKLEKEGLVEGREVVQETRPNKRLFQVTEAGRTELEEFAAAPLKSSVIRDDLLVKVQTADRIGIGPVIAQLEARAVAADAKIELLGRVLRKMRGDLDEEEFLLHGERIGGYLTGLRGLAFEQGHRDWCRRSAAILKERQTRAER, from the coding sequence ATGGCTTTGCGACATGCCGTACTGGCAGCACTGCTGGACGGAGAGTTCAGCGGCTACGAATTGGCGAAGTCCTTCGACATCGGCGTGGCGAACTTCTGGCACGCCCTGCCCCAGCAGCTGTACGCCGAGCTGGCCAAACTGGAGAAGGAAGGGCTGGTCGAGGGCCGCGAGGTGGTCCAGGAGACCCGGCCCAACAAGCGCCTGTTCCAGGTCACCGAGGCCGGCCGCACCGAACTGGAGGAGTTCGCCGCGGCCCCGCTGAAGTCCTCCGTCATCCGTGACGACCTCCTCGTCAAGGTCCAGACCGCCGACCGGATCGGCATCGGACCGGTGATCGCGCAGCTCGAAGCGCGCGCGGTGGCCGCCGACGCCAAGATCGAGCTGCTCGGCCGGGTGCTGCGCAAGATGCGCGGCGATCTGGACGAGGAGGAGTTCCTGCTCCACGGTGAGCGGATCGGCGGGTACCTGACCGGTCTGCGCGGCCTCGCCTTCGAGCAGGGACACCGCGACTGGTGCCGCCGGAGCGCGGCGATCCTGAAGGAGAGGCAGACCCGTGCCGAACGGTGA
- a CDS encoding response regulator transcription factor has protein sequence MPSVLVVEDDPSIRQSLIEVLAEHGYAVRSVGDGFGALREVTQTPVDAVVLDLGLPDLDGGDALRMIRGISSVPVLVATARDDETEIIKLLNAGADDYLVKPFSGGQLIARLSAVLRRTSHVPPAGAAHAGPGARPAPAADPLGATTVGELAVDPGARTAYLAGRELHLTRREFDLLAFLAHHTGQVVSKRRLLTEVWREPYVDDQTVDVHLSSLRRKLGERAAAPRYLLTVRGVGIKLVAPR, from the coding sequence ATGCCCAGCGTCCTGGTCGTGGAAGACGACCCCAGCATCCGCCAGTCACTCATCGAGGTCCTGGCGGAGCACGGGTATGCCGTACGCAGCGTGGGCGACGGATTCGGCGCCCTGCGCGAGGTCACCCAGACTCCCGTCGACGCCGTCGTCCTCGACCTCGGCCTGCCCGATCTGGACGGGGGAGACGCACTGCGCATGATCCGGGGCATATCCTCCGTCCCCGTCCTGGTGGCCACCGCCCGCGACGACGAGACCGAAATCATCAAACTCCTCAACGCCGGCGCCGACGACTACCTGGTCAAGCCCTTCTCCGGAGGACAGCTCATAGCCCGCCTCTCCGCCGTCCTGCGGCGCACCAGCCACGTGCCCCCCGCGGGCGCCGCCCACGCCGGCCCGGGGGCACGGCCGGCACCGGCCGCCGACCCGCTGGGCGCCACCACCGTGGGCGAGCTGGCGGTCGACCCCGGGGCGCGTACCGCGTACCTGGCCGGCCGGGAGCTCCACCTCACCCGGCGGGAGTTCGACCTGCTGGCCTTCCTCGCCCACCACACCGGCCAGGTCGTCTCCAAGCGCCGGCTGCTGACCGAGGTCTGGCGCGAGCCGTACGTCGACGACCAGACCGTCGACGTGCACCTGTCGTCGCTGCGCCGCAAGCTCGGCGAACGCGCGGCGGCGCCGCGCTACCTGCTGACGGTCCGCGGCGTCGGCATCAAACTGGTGGCCCCGCGGTGA
- a CDS encoding thioredoxin family protein produces MTSRILRPVRARHAARPRSAAPLGVRLPFAAAAVVAVGLCAACGPSSESTGSASPTTAGPSTQVLAAATPSASASTEASPSASASPSASATAQASSSPAPSRTQSGPAAPKPARTSAAPAPARVPGPGYDSSADAQKQIDAALAAAKADGRMVLLDFGANWCGNCKAADKVFAQPQTAAILGASYHLVKIDIGGNSSANSALLRKYSPSGGTYTMPVLIVVNSSGKVRTDTHATGNPSLTAEGINAFLRKWAS; encoded by the coding sequence ATGACTTCTCGCATACTCCGACCCGTCCGTGCCCGCCACGCCGCGCGGCCCCGCTCCGCCGCTCCCCTGGGTGTCCGGCTGCCGTTCGCCGCCGCGGCCGTCGTCGCGGTGGGCCTGTGCGCCGCCTGCGGGCCGTCCTCCGAGAGCACCGGCTCCGCCTCGCCCACCACCGCCGGACCGTCCACGCAGGTCCTCGCCGCCGCTACGCCGTCGGCCTCCGCGTCCACCGAGGCCTCCCCGAGCGCTTCGGCCTCGCCGTCGGCGTCCGCCACCGCCCAGGCGTCCTCCTCGCCGGCCCCCTCCCGGACCCAGAGCGGTCCGGCCGCCCCCAAGCCGGCCCGTACGTCCGCCGCGCCCGCCCCGGCCCGGGTCCCCGGCCCCGGCTACGACAGCTCGGCCGACGCGCAGAAGCAGATCGACGCCGCACTGGCCGCGGCCAAGGCCGACGGGAGGATGGTGCTGCTCGACTTCGGGGCCAACTGGTGCGGCAACTGCAAGGCCGCCGACAAGGTGTTCGCCCAGCCTCAGACGGCGGCGATCCTCGGAGCCTCGTACCACCTGGTCAAGATCGACATCGGCGGCAACAGCTCCGCCAACTCCGCGCTCCTGCGCAAGTACAGCCCCTCGGGCGGCACCTACACGATGCCCGTACTGATCGTGGTCAACTCGTCCGGCAAGGTGCGCACCGACACCCACGCCACGGGCAACCCCTCCCTCACGGCGGAGGGGATCAACGCCTTCCTGCGCAAGTGGGCCTCGTGA
- a CDS encoding cytochrome c biogenesis CcdA family protein produces the protein MTAGLALAAADTPSLLHGTLAVAAPVAFLAGLVSFLSPCVLPLVPGYLSYVTSLSVSDLAEARGGRRSRMAAGALLFVLGFTAVLVSGGALFGYFGRTLLAHQEVVTQVLGVFTVLMGLSFMGFLPGFTQREFRSHRRPALGLAGAPVLGAVFAVGWTPCIGPTLAAVQALAWSEASAARGALLMAAYCLGLGLPFVLAALAFRRALGAFGLVKRHYPWVLRIGGGMLVLVGVLLATGVWNDLVYRLQLWSADFTTAV, from the coding sequence ATGACGGCGGGCCTGGCGCTCGCCGCCGCGGACACCCCCTCCCTCCTCCACGGGACCCTGGCCGTCGCCGCGCCGGTGGCGTTCCTCGCGGGACTCGTCTCCTTCCTCTCACCGTGCGTGCTGCCGCTCGTGCCGGGCTACCTCAGCTACGTGACCAGCCTGTCGGTCTCGGACCTGGCGGAGGCCCGCGGCGGGCGCCGCAGCCGCATGGCGGCCGGCGCGCTGCTCTTCGTCCTCGGTTTCACGGCGGTCCTCGTCTCCGGGGGCGCGCTGTTCGGGTACTTCGGCCGCACCCTGCTGGCCCACCAGGAGGTGGTCACCCAGGTGCTCGGTGTCTTCACCGTGCTGATGGGGCTGTCCTTCATGGGGTTCCTGCCGGGATTCACCCAACGGGAGTTCCGCAGCCACCGGCGTCCCGCCCTCGGGCTGGCCGGAGCCCCCGTGCTGGGCGCCGTGTTCGCGGTCGGCTGGACCCCGTGCATCGGCCCGACGCTGGCCGCCGTACAGGCGCTGGCCTGGAGCGAGGCCAGCGCGGCCCGCGGGGCGCTGCTGATGGCGGCGTACTGCCTCGGCCTGGGACTGCCGTTCGTCCTGGCGGCGCTGGCCTTCCGGCGGGCCCTGGGCGCCTTCGGCCTGGTCAAACGCCACTACCCCTGGGTCCTGCGGATCGGCGGCGGGATGCTCGTGCTCGTCGGCGTCCTGCTGGCCACCGGGGTGTGGAACGACCTGGTGTACCGGCTGCAGTTGTGGAGCGCGGACTTCACCACCGCCGTGTGA
- a CDS encoding SAM-dependent methyltransferase yields the protein MNHEQISRIAHADHPIKAPLDDASVHRLLEHGAPRDGERVLDLGCGTAEWLLRALATHPRLHAEGVDTSEESVAQARRSADLLGLGERLVVHQQKAADFVAGRPFDLVLSVGATHAFGGLLPTLAAAREHLAPGGRVLLGESFWDRPPSPEAVEIFGELHDLATTVDLVAADGWAPVHAHVSTRAELDDYEWSCLGSLASWALDHPADPDAAEVLRTAHARRAEWLRGYRDSFGFVTLVLRPVP from the coding sequence GTGAATCATGAACAGATCTCCAGGATCGCCCACGCCGACCACCCCATAAAGGCCCCGCTCGACGACGCGTCGGTACACCGGCTGCTCGAACACGGCGCACCGCGCGACGGCGAGCGGGTGCTCGACCTGGGGTGCGGTACCGCGGAATGGCTTCTGCGCGCCCTGGCCACGCACCCCCGTCTGCACGCCGAGGGCGTGGACACCTCCGAGGAGTCCGTGGCGCAGGCCCGCCGGTCGGCGGATCTGCTCGGCCTCGGGGAACGTCTCGTCGTGCACCAGCAGAAGGCCGCGGACTTCGTCGCCGGCCGTCCCTTCGACCTGGTGCTCAGCGTCGGGGCCACCCACGCCTTCGGCGGCCTGCTGCCGACCCTCGCGGCGGCCCGGGAGCACCTGGCTCCCGGCGGGCGCGTGCTGCTCGGTGAGAGCTTCTGGGACCGCCCGCCCTCCCCGGAGGCCGTCGAGATCTTCGGCGAGCTCCACGACCTGGCGACCACCGTGGACCTCGTCGCCGCCGACGGGTGGGCTCCGGTGCACGCGCATGTCAGCACGCGCGCGGAGCTGGACGACTACGAGTGGTCCTGCCTGGGCTCGCTGGCCTCGTGGGCGCTCGACCACCCTGCCGATCCGGACGCCGCCGAGGTGCTGCGGACCGCCCACGCACGGCGTGCGGAATGGCTGCGGGGCTACCGGGACAGCTTCGGCTTCGTCACCCTGGTCCTGCGCCCGGTCCCCTAG